The stretch of DNA TACAGCAAGTGAGCTAATCAATATTTACAAGTTTAAAGCATCATACCATTTACGCAGTGAACTGTCACTCAAAAGTGATGATAGAGCACATGTACACAGGATCCAGATTTTTACAAGAAACTGATGTGTCATGACAGTTATCTACAGCATATTAGTGCTACATTGCCATATTCGGACTTCACAAAGGCAGCCAGCCTGCTCTTTACACAACAGTTGTTTTTTGATACAACAATGCAGTTGCCTTGAACTCAAAGGTCAAATATGTGATCAAAATAGGTCAGGGCCGAGAAATATGTGCACACACTAAGCTGTACACAACACCATGTAGGGCATAAATGGACGCTTGGACATGAGAAgctgacatgcacacactcattcaaAATGCATGCAGTCATTCAGCTGATcccaatctgtgtgtgtgtgtgtgtgtgtgtgtgtatgtatgtatgtgtgtgtgcccaaACACCACACAATTTCCTTCAGGAGTGTTGGTGGTTAGTAAATGTGTTGATCTAGTTCCAGTCCAGGAAGCTCAGCTCTGCCATCACAAACATTCATATGATAAATCTGAAAGtagagctgctgtttggtttcAGTCTGACAAGGTTTGGTGGTTCTGAGCCCTTCACTCGAACTGTGACTTTCTTCTGCACAGTCACCTCAGGACTTGATCTCGATGACTTTGATGAAAGGGAGTGGTTTATTAGATGAGTTGGATGGCTTGAGTGGTTTACTGTGAGAATGAGACAAAGAACATCAGTTGTTTGACACGAAGCTCTCCAAAATGAGAACATTTCAGCTGAATTTAGTAAAATTACTGGAAAAAATAAGTTACCTGTAGACAATCTGGGCGTTACGATCAGATGAGAGGTAAGAATTTGACCTTTGTCCTCCCAGAAAGTAGTCCATCTGGTCGTGCATCTCTCGGTTCTGCACCGTGACAATGATAGCAAAATAAACGTAGAAATTACACAGAGCggttttgtttctcttcctctgcagacatCAGGGtttatttcctctctcctgtccCACACTTCCATTTAACCCTGACCCTTCCTTCCAAAATACACTGGATTGGAACAAAAATCCAGATAATAAAATGTCCTCACCTCGGCTTCCAAGAATGCTATTTTCTCCTCCAGTTCTTTGATCATGCGGTCTCTCTCCTGGATCACCATGCGAGAGTTCTGGAGCTAGAGacgagcaaacacacaaacactgagtcAATCCTCCGCAAAtatggacacagagacagagtgtTTGCTTTACTGAGTCTCACGCATGTGCTTCTCACCTGCTCAATCATGTGCCTGACTTTCCTCTGTTGGCTTTTCAGCATGTCATCCAGATGGTGGATCTTTTCTTTGAGAATAGccacctccttctccagctgttcagtcctaaaaaaagaaaaaaatccccacCAAAATTTACTATATAGCACCCTGCTAACAAGCTGATTGCCAGTGACTGGCaaagatgattttgtttttgtgtgtgtgtgttatagctGACCTCTCGTCCCCCTTCTggccatctttttttattttgcgcAGCTCACGGAGCTCCTCCTCTCGGCTGCGGATCGCCTCACGCAGGGTGTTGCTCTCCTGCTCCATCCCTCCCAGCAGCCTCTGGAGCTCCTCAATGCGCTTGTCTTTCCTCTCGCTGGCTTCTTCTGTGGTCCTCAGCTTGTCCTCCTGGTCGCTCAGATGCTCTCTCAGCCTGCTGCTTTCAGCCTGGAGCAGTCAGGGAAATGAGTTTGTTTAAAACACAGCATGCAGCATGTATTACTTGtattgatgcattttttttaaggaatatGTATCTTACCTGCagcctctccttctcttctttgtgtttcttctcagcttcctgcagctgtgCATATAAGCGCTTACTGACTTCCCTAAGCTTGGTTCTGTCCTCCTCGTCTTCTGTTTCCTTATTAAGAAAGAAACAAGTGTTGAAATGGGCTCTTACGATAATGtaaatacagaaacattttattcaagCACAGGAAAGGAAAATAGGTGTGTCTTGCTCGTCACTGGAGCAGTTGGATGATGACTTGTGCTTTCCCTCCTATTTCTGCAACACTGTCACTAAGCTGTGGCATGAGTCACAGATAAATGCTATAAATggtacaaaaacaattaaaccaAACGCAGCACAGCGCTGTCAGCATTGTGCCAGCTGACATGCGAAGAGTTGCTGCTTCTTAAAGTGCGCAGCCCAAAGACAACTACAAAACTATTAAAGGATGAAACATCTGTGGAATGCCAGGAACAATGAGGAGGGCCTGAACACAATAACAGTTGCAGGCAGAGGAACAGTGTGTGCTGGAACAGCCCTCTCACACATTTTCATGCGCCCCAGGGGTGTGATAGGCATATCACTGTCTGGCTGTCATTTCATTCCTCCCTTTGACCCAATACCATATCTTGCCTCTTTTTAACTTTAGACCTCCCTCTACCTCTGTCCGCCTCTGGGAAGCGATTGAATTACAGACATCATGCGAAGTGCATGCATTgtccacaggaaaaaaataaacatgctgGACCGCGGCTGTGATATGTGATTCTCTCTGACATACTATCTAACACATATTTTGTATAAACAACCCTGAACACAGGTGGTTCACACGAGAAACTGCTTACCTGTCCATCGGCTTTAGAGCCTCCCTTTTGGGCAGATGAAACCATCTTTCTGAAGGGAACACCAACTTTCCACCCATTTGTGTGTGGctggggagagaaaaggaggaagtgagCAAGGAAAGAGTGAAATATGGAGatgagagaggtggaggaaatGCCATTAAGCACGCAGACTATGAAGTTAACAATGGTAAAGCCAGCAAACACAGCTCAAAATAGTCCTACCTTGTTTTTGGCAGCCATCTGCTCCCTCAGCGATTTCAGGCAATACCGCACCTGAGTGAAACACATAGTGAGTTAGAAAGTTAGACTCTATCAGATGATCACAAACATGAAAACTTGAACAATCAGAGAAGACTGCAGACTGACCTCCTGGATCTGCGAGACTTCATCTGACAGCATCTTcaaactctgctgctgtttctgctgctcctgtcTACGGGCCTCCAGATACACCTGGATCGGGGAGAAAAACGGATGTTAACACCAGCCTaaccagaacaaaaacaaagccagcTGTTCACATTTATTGATTTAACACAACAGCCAGTCTGCCACTTACCTTGATAACTTCAACCTGCTCCTCTGTCGATTTGACTGGCTCAGATGTCAGAGCTGTTCTGTCGTTGGATGGCTGCACCAGTGCGAATGCTCGTCCAACTGGCTGGAAATTGTAGAACAGAGAGTCACTTGGACGTGCGTGGTGCGTGGGATATGTTGCGTGGGGATAATGGGTGATACATTTCTAAACATCTTGAGCCAATAAGAAGGTGAGTGAAGTCACAGCGCTTTGGCAACACCAGAGCAGGTGTTCAATTACTTCTGGGATTGATATTGCAACACAGGTTTGGGAAGAACAGCCTGGAGCACATCTGTTTCACAAGAAGTACGAAATGTCTGTTGGGAACTTTTGACAGAAATGGTGCAATTAAACTGATGACTTgcagaaatgaattatttcagaTAAAACTATTTCTTTCAGTTGTGTCCTCATCAACCTATTCCAAAGTTTCTCTAGCTCTGAGGCTCTATGATGAAGGGACAGAAACATCAAGCCATAATCACAATGGAGACTAGCCCATAAACATCTGGTGCTTCTTTGGGAGTCGTAAACAAACTTTGTCAAAACCATAAGCAGAAAGAATGAGGGAGGGATACGAAGAAGTTTGGGAGATGTTATGTAACTGTACTGCTCTGGTGgtccatttttttatgtaactttGGCGCTGGTTTTGGTAGAACAATGGTTGTCttgagacattttcatttcgTGGGAACAGCACTAATGAAAAGCTGATGGCAACCATTGGCATGTTTACAAGACGTTGTCGTCGCTCTACAGTTTGTAGGAATGTGGCTTGATTGGTGTGTTACTGTATGGTAGCTCTGCACTAATCTGTCATGAAAATTGACCAGAGTACTTATATAAATTTTAATATCCAAATATGATCTGAATGACAATGAAAACGGTGCTACATTTGTTTCTCTGtacaaaataaactgaagaagACTTTCTTTAAACCCACATTGAAGATTTTAACATACAACAAATCTGTCCAGTAAGGATCGAACATCGATTCAAATAGAATAGCATTTTATCTTGTCCTCATATAAATGAGGTATTTAAATTTCACTGATAGAACTCATTCCATGCATCCTTGTGATAATCTCATACTGTTCTGATGTCCAGGTCTACTCACGAAGTTAAGTTCTTACcttgtctctctgctgctcgGTGCTCCAAGCCGCCTGGTTCTGGTCGTGCAGCGTGAGCCGCAGTCGTCTGCACCCCTCCTGAAAAAGGCAACgaagagagaagatgaagacaATCCACAAAGAGACCGTTATTTGATGGAGAGACTGATTAGGGACTATtttgaggaggagaggggaaaaagaggaggagagactgaGTCATACTCACTGAATGAGACacagaaggagggggagagggggccacagccagagagagaggggtacAAGCGtcagagagaaagcaaaagttTTTCACTGCCGCACTGAGACAgattgtttgatttaaattgtGTGCTATAGACGTCACAGGGACTTAGGTGGAAACCCTTTGGACGCTCACAGCCAATTGGAAGCGGAGGCTGGATTTCTGGGAAAGTGGGCAGAAAATGTAATGTCAAGAAAGACAGAACTtttccatggcaacaaaacCTCACAGTAGCCATAAACTATCTGGCATGCTAACAATATGATAGGGAGGGGGAAGTCTGAGGCAAAACAATGAACAGATGCACCGCTCAGTGAAGACGCAAAAGTAAAGCACCCAAACCTCCTCCAAACGTTTTCTTCTGGCCACTCAGACAGGAAAAGTGTTGAGCAGGATGTGACTGGGTGTGCGTCTTCCACAGCAGGGAAGGCGCTTTTTAACTGATACCCAATGAGTGTGTGAAGCATGCAAATATGAGGGAGGAGGTCAAAAACATTACATAACTTATCAAGCCAAAACAAactgttctgtttattttcccGCATATTCGCAGAATCCTCCTGGTGCTCAGTTAAAGCCAACCCTCAGACATGAAACTGGGAAGAATCGCCTGTAAGACTCTTTGTTAAACACTCTGAGCACACCTACAGAAgaatgcatgtgcacacactctCACGCACAGATTACTTGGTTACAAATTATAGTGCTGTAATTTGTTAATGAGTTGTAAAAGGTCTGGGAGCGGATAGCAGAGGAATGAGTGGAATTTGACGTATTTAGCTTGTTCTCGCAATTCTGTAAACAACTACTGAGTGAGTCAGTGCATGTCATCATTTGTGTGTCCCTAATGGGCCTTTTGGAACGCTCCACTTCAATCCTTTGCTTTCTTAGTGCTAAATGTCCTGCGacaaaaaaagatatatttttatgtatatttttatataatctTGCAACTCGTAGTTAGATTGTCTGAGACCCTGAAGTCCATTTAGTGACTCTTCTAGAATAACCAGCATATTATTAATTATCTTTTACAATAAAACGGGaaaaaagcatttaaagtgctaagtaaatggaaaaaaaaaaaaaaatcagacatcAGGTGAGAATGTTTAGTCATCCACTAATTTCAAAATGGAGATTAAGCTCAATCGCTCTCACTGTTCAGTTTGAATAGAGGTCCATCTTGTAAAAACAACGCCCAATATAATGCTGGTATATGAGGTGTTAGCCAGGCAGGGGAAATGAACTGGGCTTTGATGAATAGGCCTGTGTTATGTAATACCATGATAAAGGGGTTGTAAAGGTAAAGTTGTATATTCTATAGGTGACAGAGAACCTATTTGATTCTCTGGTTATCTGCTCAGGAAATACAGtaataaaacagaacagagaggGGCAGATAGAAAAAATAGAAAGTGAAGGGGCAGTGAGAACAATGTTAAACACACAGGAAGCTGCCTAATATTTTGGGCAGGGGTCCAACTACGGCAAAGAAAAGTCTgagaaatgaaagcaaaaaaaattcCCCTCTTGTTCCACATGATTTCCTCTCAGCTTGAGAGGACACCTGAAAGCCGCTAAGAGGGCACAGAAATCTGGGGAGGGAAacagagaaggaagagaaatggGGAACAGTGGGGGGTTTGTTAAGAAGGAATCCATCATTATACAACTTCTCCGGCCCTCAACAAAGACTCTGCTAATCCTCACTCAGCTATCGACTATTTACATGCtggtctctctgtgtgtatccTTTTatagtgacacacacacacaaaactaccATTTATAACCGCTTCAAAAGCCAACCTGTAATACTAGACTGGCTGGGaacgcacacacaaaaggagCAGTTGGACGTGCTCATAGAGAGTGACgcacacatgtacagtacacaggcacacacacaggaaaatacacacacatatacacacagtaaCTCAAAGTACACTCTACCTTCAACATGGCAGAAACCTGAAACTgagcgtgcacgcacacactgcaCTGACACTGATAGAAGCACCAACAATGGGCACAAAAGATCACGGGTATGGGCGGAATGAGAGGCTTAAATGGTATGAAGACGTTTTTGTTTTGGACTTTGGCATCGGGAGGCCTGTAAATCATCTACGTTAAATTAGCTGAAGGCAGAAAATGCTACTGATAAATAACATGAGCTGCTGAATTTGGGGCATCAAAGGTCCCCCACAGTGCAACTACTTGAAATTAAATCTCTCAGATTGCAGGTAGCCATAAGCCATAAATGGTTAAACATTGTCCTGTGCCTGCATGAGGATGTTTTACTGCATCACTTAAATTCCACTCTTCACCAtccattaaatcattttatccCTCTCACGCACTTTTTTCCGTTACACCTGCTGTACAGATGTGGCATTTATATTTTGTCCAGCTGAATTATGGGATGGCCTGCAAGgcctgaaaggaaaacacaggtGTTTGGACTGAGGGCATCGTTTTAAGGCACCCAAACAAGTTTCTGTGCCTTATTTATATGAAGAATTTGAAAAATTTATATAGTTTCTCTAAAACTGGTTTTTCTTTATGCATGACCAAATTCCAAGTACATCCGTgtttgaagaacagaaacagcagaacagGAAAAAGAACCAAATACAAATGATTGTATGAGGAAATATTtgagcaaagagagaaaaactatTCAGTGCCAAATTTACCTGGTACTTAAATCTCTTAACTCCTGACCTAACATCTCTGTATAAAGAGCAGCTAAAAGTTACGTAAATTCTCGTGGAACTAGACAAGCTGAGATGTGCTTGCATGGTGATTGGTTTGCACATGTATTAGCATCAAGTGAGGACATGAATGAATGGAGTCATAAAGTGAGAGCTGGCGTCAGTATTCACTCCTACAAGCACTTTGACATCAGCATGAGCGTGCTTGTTTTTTCCGGCTGCTTATGAAGTGTGGTCCAGGTGTTCCAGTCGTTCCTCCATTAGATGCATTAAAGTGTTGTGTGTGGCAGATTCCCAGTCAGTGACATCAGACATGCCTGACTGACGcagtgatggtgatgaggatgaggacgaGGAAAGACAAAAGGGTATGCCGAGTCCCTCAGTGAAGGGAACCAAAATGGGTAAACGTGGTATCATCTAAAAAGTGcctggtagaaaaaaaaaggccaatttCTTAacaatgttatttatttatttattttttttaatggaggaGAAACTGTAACACAagtttcaaaaatatatttcaaatacCAGCTACAACAATGGCTacagaaaaaatggaaatgtgttcTTGGGGCCTGTGCTGGTGGctccttgtctgtgtgtgtttttttttttttaagaacatcACACTTCCGataaatgcaaacacacttttcaacaaaacaaaataaccacTGAAAGCCTCTCTTTGCTACTTCAGGCTCAGTCTCAACATGTATCCTTataaactgataaaatgtaAGGGGGCTTTGTGAATAACTTTCCAGTCACTGTACATTGTGACGTAAAGGTGAAATGGAAGCACGCTTTGTTTAGGCTAACATGGATCATCTTATCCGGTATTTAAATACTTTAGATGGGTGACTATTTGACTACAAGATTTGACTTTGATAAAGATGAATTATTGCTCTGTTTGAAGCATATGTAATCAGTCCAAATGTTAAAAGTTCACATACGGCAGATTGAAATGAAGCTGAGCAAATACGGAATTTCATATATTGCTTAACAACCCATCCCTCAACACAATTATCCAGTTTGTAAGGAGCGCCCTTTGtaccctctgacctctgtgccAGTTGTACACTTACACAACACGAAGGTATATTGAAGCCAACTGTAACACAACTGCATAAGTGTTCTAATTATCCATATTTTATTTACCACAAATTCTGCCGAACCCTTTAAAACCCATGAAAAGACATTATCTGTAACTATTCCAGCGGACAGGTTTGCTGCTGGCAGCTATTGAGCTCAGCAGGTTGGCTGCTGATGAGAGGAAAGTGCATAAACTACAGTGCAGGTTGACAGTTTGCACTTTCAGGTGAGGTCAATCATTAAGCCACCACAGCGGCAGACAGGACGACACACGTACACGTACATCAGAGGCAGCCGAGCTGATGGACACTCATCATTCATCGAAACAAGCAAGCACACTGTGTAATCCTGTTTAACAAAACTTTACATGCACAGGTGGTCACAGGCCAAGCTTTCACAGGTCCTGTACCTGTCTGTCACAACTGCCCCTGTAAGCCTGTGAATGATGTAGCCAGAAGGCACCGCTGACAGGCACACATGTTACTGGGACTCCTTCTCAGCTGCTGCCTTTATGTGATGGGAGGGCGTTAATACTTTAATTACTACAAGGCCAGAGACTTAACACTAAATACACCACTTAAAGAGCAGTTGGAGAATCTCTGCCCTAATATCTCTGACAGAAGTatcagagagacacagaggcaCTGAATCCACATTAGTCTGCTGAGCAGTCcagtaaaaaatatttaaggaaattttaaaaaacaagggaaaaaacgtaattaaactgaaaatgttttaaatggcCAGCAGATATAGATCCAGAGTGGGCAAATCTAAAGACAGAAGAACGTCTTCATCTCTTCTTGTTAATAAAATGATTcgtagtgattttttttttgccccacaCAGAAAGAGACGTCAAAAGAAGTCAGACAACAGTCAGAAGTGGAACAGATCGGACAAACTCACCCCATGGTCTTGATTTCTGATGTCCTCAAACGTGCACAGACTTCTCGTCACTCCGCTCATCTTTCAAGGGAATATAATAAATAgacgaaaaacaaaaccaataaattaataaataaatagtgaagTCTGTGTTCCGTCCGTCCTCAGCAGCTGATGATCGACCCGGCGGACACAGCCGGTAAGGACtatctcccccctcctcccaccgcCACTCTCATGACGTCACGGTGGGCGGGTCCATCAAAACCCGGCGAACCCGCCCACTGAGACCGAAACAGCCAAATAGGGAAGGAACAGCTGAGAGGGGCGGGGTCAGCTGGAGGTACCCAGAAAGCCAttatcaacatcaacatcatcatcagcagctgaaTCTGGGTTACCTGCTGCTGACTGCTGCACTGTCAGTGAAACTACCAGATCACACATAGGCTACGTTACTGCTCACCACTTCATAAAGTTAACAGCAatgttgtttctttaatttttcCCAAGTTGCAAGTATGTGTTGGTCTTTTTTACTTTCCATACAGTCATCTATACTACGTTAGCATGTTTATTTGCAGACACTTAGCGCTTGGAATACGTAATTTGCCACAATTCACTTCTTGGTTTTGGTACATGAAGATATGTTACTACAATTATACTACAAGTCAATTTTGATCTACAGAAGACGAGTTGTAAAACAATGAGAAAGGTCAAACTTAGTTTCGTGCAAAGCTAATgattcacttttttatttctcacaatAATGTGgcaagaaagaaacaacagaggTAACACAGTTgcacaaatgtgacaaaataacCGGATAAGTAACAGAAAGTGTCTTTCTTCTGCTGGCATTTGGCtgatagcagcagcagctgatccaGCAGACCTCTAACTGGATAAAGACTTTAATGGCATTAATGGGAGTTGAGGAGCAAACAAAGTCTCATGCTGCCACACAAGAGATGAAGCTAAGtgaatttgaaaaaacacaagtgCAAGAA from Echeneis naucrates chromosome 6, fEcheNa1.1, whole genome shotgun sequence encodes:
- the tuft1a gene encoding tuftelin 1a; this encodes MSGVTRSLCTFEDIRNQDHGEGCRRLRLTLHDQNQAAWSTEQQRDKPVGRAFALVQPSNDRTALTSEPVKSTEEQVEVIKVYLEARRQEQQKQQQSLKMLSDEVSQIQEVRYCLKSLREQMAAKNKPHTNGWKVGVPFRKMVSSAQKGGSKADGQETEDEEDRTKLREVSKRLYAQLQEAEKKHKEEKERLQAESSRLREHLSDQEDKLRTTEEASERKDKRIEELQRLLGGMEQESNTLREAIRSREEELRELRKIKKDGQKGDERTEQLEKEVAILKEKIHHLDDMLKSQQRKVRHMIEQLQNSRMVIQERDRMIKELEEKIAFLEAENREMHDQMDYFLGGQRSNSYLSSDRNAQIVYSKPLKPSNSSNKPLPFIKVIEIKS